Proteins encoded by one window of Cheilinus undulatus linkage group 13, ASM1832078v1, whole genome shotgun sequence:
- the LOC121520149 gene encoding RING finger protein 212B-like isoform X1, whose translation MDWFHCNQCFTKKGSKFAVSSCGHIFCEACIKAKQCSVCGAGCSYLPITDKMKEQEKMFFMDPMKLIQSRFENVLKISKFQQSQMERVMMYFKRKGVELERHLKEITEQSYRLKKENAELKKQLSELRGEVAELKKPLSQRRSQVSPGQFKMEGSQRMSLPVAVTSPVTPRSRSVSHLGSAEMQGWARDRGPSMSSFTTPGSTTSISSHSSLHEHVHRTPTSYNASRSQHQPPDVFQFQFMSGL comes from the exons ATGGACTGGTTCCACTGCAATCAGTGCTTCACCAAGAAGGGGTCAAAGTTTGCCGTGTCCAGCTGTGGTCACATCTTCTGTGAGGCATGCATCAAAGCCA AGCAGTGCAGTGTGTGTGGAGCAGGCTGCAGTTATTTACCCATCACAGATAAG ATGAAGGAAcaggaaaagatgtttttcatggaCCCCATGAAGCTCATCCAGTCACGGTTCGAGAACGTTCTGAAG ATTTCAAAATTTCAGCAATCTCAGATGGAGCGAGTCATGATGTACTTCAAGCGCAAGGGTGTTGAACTGGAAAGACATCTGAAGGAGATCACAGAGCAGAGTTACAG GTTGAAAAAAGAGAATGCTGAATTAAAAAAGCAGCTTTCAGAGCTGAGAGGAGAGGTTGCTGAATTGAAAAAGCCGCTCTCTCAGAGGAgg TCACAGGTTTCTCCAGGACAGTTTAAAATGGAGGG TTCTCAAAGGATGTCGCTCCCTGTAGCGGTCACCTCTCCAG tTACCCCTCGCTCAAGATCTGTGAG TCACCTAGGGTCAGCAGAGATGCAGGGGTGGGCCAGAGATCGAGGTCCCAGCATGTCTTCCTTCACA ACTCCTGGATCAACTACCTCCATTTCCAGCCACAGTTCTCTCCATGAACATGTACACA GAACACCTACATCCTACAATGCTTCGAG AAGTCAGCACCAGCCTCCTGATGTTTTCCAGTTCCAGTTTATGAGTGGATTATAA
- the LOC121520149 gene encoding RING finger protein 212B-like isoform X3, with the protein MDWFHCNQCFTKKGSKFAVSSCGHIFCEACIKAKQCSVCGAGCSYLPITDKMKEQEKMFFMDPMKLIQSRFENVLKISKFQQSQMERVMMYFKRKGVELERHLKEITEQSYRLKKENAELKKQLSELRGEVAELKKPLSQRRSQVSPGQFKMEGSQRMSLPVAVTSPVTPRSRSVSHLGSAEMQGWARDRGPSMSSFTVSLHAFRPAVH; encoded by the exons ATGGACTGGTTCCACTGCAATCAGTGCTTCACCAAGAAGGGGTCAAAGTTTGCCGTGTCCAGCTGTGGTCACATCTTCTGTGAGGCATGCATCAAAGCCA AGCAGTGCAGTGTGTGTGGAGCAGGCTGCAGTTATTTACCCATCACAGATAAG ATGAAGGAAcaggaaaagatgtttttcatggaCCCCATGAAGCTCATCCAGTCACGGTTCGAGAACGTTCTGAAG ATTTCAAAATTTCAGCAATCTCAGATGGAGCGAGTCATGATGTACTTCAAGCGCAAGGGTGTTGAACTGGAAAGACATCTGAAGGAGATCACAGAGCAGAGTTACAG GTTGAAAAAAGAGAATGCTGAATTAAAAAAGCAGCTTTCAGAGCTGAGAGGAGAGGTTGCTGAATTGAAAAAGCCGCTCTCTCAGAGGAgg TCACAGGTTTCTCCAGGACAGTTTAAAATGGAGGG TTCTCAAAGGATGTCGCTCCCTGTAGCGGTCACCTCTCCAG tTACCCCTCGCTCAAGATCTGTGAG TCACCTAGGGTCAGCAGAGATGCAGGGGTGGGCCAGAGATCGAGGTCCCAGCATGTCTTCCTTCACAGTAAGTCTTCATGCCTTTAGACCCGCTGTTCATTAA
- the dhrs1 gene encoding dehydrogenase/reductase SDR family member 1, giving the protein MALSGWVCVVTGASRGIGKGIALQLSEAGATVYITGRQESTLKKTAAEVTERGGNCVPVICDSTKDKDIENLFERIKEEQNGRLDILVNNAYAGVQAIFDSMGKKFWETDPNIWDWINNTGLRGHYVFSVYASRLMVAQGQGLIVTISSFGGLRYLFNVAYGVGKAACDRLAADMAHELRSRGVVSVSLWPGAVQTELVSELVIEKEAPQGINPKFKDVFVNGETTEMSGKCIVNLAKDKNLMSLTGKVLMTCDLARRYGLRDIDGRSVADYTSVKSILSQAPYFSWLSVVVPSFIRVPRFILSMVHSRF; this is encoded by the exons ATGGCCTTGTCTGGTTGGGTGTGTGTAGTAACAGGTGCCTCCAGAGGTATTGGCAAGGGAATAGCTCTCCAGCTGTCTGAGGCAGGAGCCACAGTCTACATCACAGGACGACAGGAGAGCACCCTGAAAAAGACGGCTGCAGAG GTTACAGAGAGGGGTGGAAACTGTGTGCCAGTTATCTGTGACTCTACAAAAGATAAAGACATTGAAAATCTGTTTGAGCGGATCAAAGAAGAACAGAATGGCCGACTAGACATCTTGGTCAACAATGCCTACGCTGGGGTACAG GCCATCTTTGACAGCATGGGGAAAAAGTTCTGGGAAACCGACCCTAACATTTGGGATTGGATCAACAACACAGGCCTCAG GGGACACTACGTCTTCTCAGTGTATGCATCCCGACTGATGGTTGCCCAAGGTCAGGGTTTGATAGTCACCATTTCCTCATTTGGGGGGCTTCGGTATCTCTTCAATGTGGCATATGGTGTTGGCAAAGCAGCT TGTGACAGGCTGGCAGCAGACATGGCTCATGAGCTGAGAAGTCGGGGAGTGGTTTCTGTCAGCCTGTGGCCGGGAGCGGTACAGACAGAGTTGGTGTCAGAGTTGGTAATTGAGAAAGAAGCACCACAGGGGATAAATCCTAAG TTTAAAGATGTGTTTGTCAATGGAGAAACCACAGAAATGAGTGGGAAGTGCATCGTCAACCTGGCGAAAG ATAAAAACCTGATGTCACTGACTGGGAAAGTACTCATGACCTGTGACCTGGCAAGGCGCTATGGACTGCGAGATATTGATG GGCGGAGTGTTGCTGATTACACTTCTGTAAAAAGCATCCTGTCCCAGGCCCCTTATTTCTCCTGGCTGTCAGTTGTTGTCCCTTCTTTCATACGCGTCCCACGCTTCATACTTTCAATGGTTCATAGCCGCTTCTAA
- the zp3f.2 gene encoding zona pellucida glycoprotein 3f, tandem duplicate 2, whose protein sequence is MVTHFYLGVIFVAVFATTVANADISVICAKDSVRITWRISAELVPHAARLFLGSCMASRFRVLPTGEGEAQFNYKLNDCKFKKRMKGKRLLFQNELTYRPQPKSKGAAFVYPVECAYPRPEGWVPPFLNPGSGVSEGRGGLVFHMALLNEQLTGMAKSNVIPLGSFIPIWAAVEQKSHQPLLLLMEECVATTTPALQPGSQVYPIITNKGCLTESTRGNSMFLPRYHSSAMVLYLQSFKVGPGEEVYIHCKLVAWDPQAFDETKKACQYDKQNMIWELLDDPSQSSICSCCDSTCRPRHKRGLYSASNGFSYNSVLGPLIIMDPSDSKANTSGVSSLS, encoded by the exons ATGGTGACTCATTTCTATCTAGGTGTGATATTCGTGGCTGTCTTTGCAACAACAGTTGCCAATGCAG ATATCAGTGTAATCTGTGCAAAAGACTCTGTGAGAATCACATGGAGGATCAGTGCGGAGCTGGTGCCACATGCAGCTCGTCTCTTCCTGGGAAGCTGTATGGCATCTCGCTTCAGAGTTCTTCCCACTGGAGAGGGGGAAGCTCAATTTAACTACAAGCTTAATGactgcaaatttaaaaaacgg atGAAAGGGAAGCGTCTGCTCTTTCAAAATGAACTGACTTACAGGCCGCAACCCAAGTCCAAAGGTGCAGCATTTGTCTATCCAGTGGAATGTGCTTATCCAAG GCCTGAGGGCTGGGTCCCGCCTTTCCTGAATCCTGGATCAGGAGTTTCTGAAGGTCGAGGCGGGCTGGTTTTCCACATGGCACTCCTCAACG AGCAGTTAACGGGCATGGCGAAGTCTAACGTCATCCCGCTTGGTTCCTTTATACCGATATGGGCAGCTGTGGAGCAAAAGTCCCATCAACCCTTGCTGCTGCTCATGGAGGAATGCGTGGCCACGACAACACCAGCGCTGCAGCCTGGCAGTCAAGTTTACCCCATTATCACCAACAAGGG GTGTCTGACAGAAAGCACAAGGGGGAACTCTATGTTCCTCCCTCGGTACCACTCGTCAGCCATGGTCCTCTATCTGCAGTCCTTTAAAGTTGGACCTGGAGAGGAG GTGTACATTCACTGTAAACTGGTAGCATGGGATCCTCAGGCTTTTGATGAAACTAAAAAGGCCTGCCAATATGACAAGCAAAACATGAT ATGGGAACTCCTGGACGACCCCTCTCAGAGCTCCATCTGTAGCTGCTGTGATTCCACCTGCAGACCTCGTCACAAAAGAGGACTTTATTCAG CCTCCAATGGCTTTAGTTACAACTCCGTGTTGGGACCCCTGATCATTATGGATCCGTCTGACTCCAAGGCCAACACATCAG GAGTGTCCAGTCTGAGCTGA
- the homeza gene encoding homeobox and leucine zipper encoding a, which translates to MATYSEHNGRNGLLMSTKKPFEAKAAKAECEEKLEAKRSPKDSHHSASSNESNTSGVPSFTTNHNNVVCLPLVSEGLKLVWTQSDQTRELDTIPELVHAFNLFPYPSSRETSTLARVCALPLDKVKVWFMVQRIKYGISWSSEEIEETRRKLAVPELHDDSTEANEETTSKSSSNGCEEVVIEDDESDEVEVVPPSFTPQKKKPKCESPDSYKPAKSTVPCFSSTLPPPGDSYFYHPPADSPASTAADVSLDLSLSPSHQNRHGRYKKTKVQLAALRKSFLRENWPAETELRRLQEETGLSRNDIRKWFSDSRYQLRVGRGSLAAAQGYSQQTTVGDKQDQQSEPLSLISQKTRPLNGVKGHDGARGNGIRNSHFFQTFLSNSLEAFGERVLESDNYVVMEELSSDVDSNGQEQSEEQPLQLTKTCKIEPDVPQEPLLISNSSPCSSPSGSPPLSTSPSKPLSKSTSKKSIHSAKASPSQTPVRITGTSSSASTSPALTAAGRPRKTKEQLDLLKQYFLRCQWPKSEDYTELVKLTGLPRADVIQWFGDTRYAVKNGQLRWVKDVRDQFLADLAAQQSGTGLTNGGGRGTSGSSRKRKSQGNGTCADSPDIQPLLTYYLSTGPLQEKDLDALCKKSRMSYQQVRDWFAAQDVEETEQVDVTD; encoded by the coding sequence ATGGCAACCTACAGTGAGCACAATGGCAGAAATGGACTTCTTATGAGCACGAAGAAGCCGTTTGAAGCAAAAGCAGCCAAGGCAGAATGTGAAGAAAAGCTTGAAGCTAAACGCTCCCCCAAGGATTCGCACCACTCTGCCAGCTCAAATGAAAGCAACACAAGTGGTGTGCCCAGTTTCACCACTAACCACAACAATGTTGTGTGCCTGCCTCTTGTGTCTGAGGGACTGAAATTGGTTTGGACGCAGTCAGATCAAACCCGTGAACTTGACACAATCCCAGAGCTAGTCCATGCCTTTAACTTATTTCCATATCCATCATCCCGTGAGACAAGCACCCTGGCCCGGGTATGTGCCTTGCCACTGGACAAAGTGAAGGTGTGGTTTATGGTGCAGAGGATTAAATATGGTATCAGCTGGTCGTCGGAGGAGATAGAGGAGACGCGGCGAAAGCTGGCAGTGCCTGAGCTTCATGATGACTCTACTGAGGCCAATGAGGAAACCACATCGAAGAGTAGCAGCAATGGTTGTGAAGAAGTGGTAATAGAGGATGATGAAAGTGACGAAGTGGAGGTTGTTCCTCCCAGCTTCACTCctcaaaaaaagaaaccaaagtGTGAGTCACCAGATTCCTATAAACCAGCCAAATCCACTGTCCCATGTTTCAGTTCTACCCTCCCTCCTCCTGGGGATTCTTATTTCTACCACCCACCAGCAGACAGCCCAGCAAGTACAGCTGCTGATGTCTCCCTTGACCTTTCATTGTCACCGTCACATCAAAACCGCCATGGGCGCTATAAGAAGACTAAAGTTCAGCTTGCTGCCCTTCGAAAAAGCTTTCTTAGAGAGAACTGGCCAGCCGAGACAGAGCTTAGACGTTTGCAGGAAGAAACTGGGCTGAGCCGCAACGACATTCGTAAATGGTTCAGTGACAGCCGGTATCAGCTTAGGGTTGGCCGAGGGAGCCTGGCGGCAGCCCAAGGTTACTCACAACAGACAACAGTTGGGGATAAACAAGATCAACAAAGTGAACCTCTTTCTCTTATTTCTCAAAAGACTCGTCCACTGAATGGTGTGAAGGGACATGACGGAGCCCGTGGCAATGGGATACGAAATTCACATTTCTTTCAGACTTTTTTGTCAAACAGCCTTGAAGCATTTGGAGAAAGAGTTCTTGAGTCAGACAACTATGTTGTTATGGAGGAGCTTTCTAGTGATGTGGACAGTAATGGTCAAGAACAAAGTGAGGAACAGCCCTTACAACTGACCAAGACGTGCAAGATTGAGCCAGATGTTCCCCAGGAACCACTGCTGATATCGAACTCCTCTCCCTGCTCCTCCCCCTCTGGTAGCCCACCACTGTCTACATCACCCAGTAAACCTCTTTCAAAGAGCACATCTAAAAAGTCAATCCACTCAGCCAAAGCTAGTCCCTCACAAACGCCTGTTCGCATCACAGGGACTTCTTCATCAGCATCCACGTCCCCTGCCCTCACTGCTGCTGGGCGACCAAGAAAAACTAAGGAGCAGTTGGATCTTTTAAAGCAGTACTTCCTACGCTGCCAGTGGCCCAAGAGTGAAGATTACACTGAGCTTGTAAAGCTCACAGGTTTACCCCGTGCTGACGTTATTCAGTGGTTTGGTGACACACGTTATGCGGTTAAAAATGGCCAGCTGCGCTGGGTGAAAGATGTCCGTGACCAGTTCTTGGCTGACCTGGCAGCCCAGCAAAGTGGCACTGGTTTGACTAATGGAGGTGGCCGTGGGACATCAGGAAGTAGTCGCAAACGAAAATCTCAAGGAAACGGAACATGTGCTGATTCTCCTGATATCCAGCCATTATTAACATATTACCTTTCAACGGGACCACTTCAGGAAAAAGACCTTGATGCTCTATGCAAGAAATCAAGAATGAGCTACCAGCAGGTGCGCGACTGGTTTGCTGCTCAGGATGTTGAAGAGACTGAACAAGTAGATGTGACTGATTGA
- the LOC121519709 gene encoding zona pellucida sperm-binding protein 3-like: MMASLCHSVLLLMLAAAMSVYADMSLDCRPDFVTVVWTESRSQVDPSLFRLGNCFPTSLSAREAVFSVDFNDCNFRRLVTGDKLIYSNDLTYISSPDSHVVPFNHPVVCMYERPSDWYPLIYDPEFSTYGEGDLVFHIELMNGNFSSAAESTSFPLGSLIPIKASVSQKTHQPLLLLLEECVASTTPELQSDSSIYPIITNKGCLVDSKISRSKFEPRQKSSEIHLSLQAFRFALEKEVFIHCQLLAWDPTLLDNSKKACHYDKDYGWGLLDNPANNNLCDCCESSCNSRRTRSIISGKHGVGRRAVLGPLTITDVKS; the protein is encoded by the exons ATGATGGCTTCCTTATGCCACAGTGTTCTGCTGCTGATGCTGGCAGCTGCTATGTCAGTATATGCAG ACATGAGCCTGGACTGTAGGCCTGATTTTGTGACTGTGGTGTGGACAGAGAGCAGATCTCAGGTTGATCCATCCCTCTTTCGTCTGGGGAACTGTTTCCCCACCAGCCTCTCTGCCAGGGAGGCCGTTTTCAGCGTGGACTTCAACGATTGTAACTTCAGGAGACTG GTTACTGGGGATAAGCTGATTTACTCCAATGATCTGACCTACATTTCATCTCCTGATTCGCACGTTGTTCCCTTCAATCACCCGGTCGTCTGTATGTATGAGAG GCCCAGTGACTGGTACCCTCTGATCTATGACCCAGAGTTTAGCACATATGGGGAAGGAGATCTGGTCTTCCACATTGAACTCATGAATG GTAACTTTTCAAGTGCTGCTGAATCCACTAGCTTCCCTCTAGGATCGCTTATCCCCATCAAGGCCAGTGTGTCGCAGAAAACCCAtcagcctctgctgctgcttctggaGGAATGTGTTGCTTCAACAACACCAGAGCTGCAGTCTGACAGCAGCATTTACCCAATCATCACTAATAAGGG ATGTTTGGTGGACAGTAAGATATCCAGATCCAAATTTGAACCAAGGCAAAAATCTTCAGAGATCCACCTATCCCTTCAAGCCTTCAGATTCGCTCTTGAAAAGGAG GTGTTTATCCACTGCCAACTCTTAGCTTGGGATCCCACTCTTCTGGACAACTCTAAAAAAGCCTGCCACTATGACAAGGATTATGG TTGGGGGCTGCTGGATAATCCTGCAAATAACAATCTTTGTGATTGCTGCGAATCCAGCTGCAACTCAAGGAGGACAAGGAGTATAATATCAG GGAAACATGGAGTAGGACGAAGAGCAGTTCTTGGGCCACTTACCATCACTGATGTGAAGTCCTGA
- the LOC121520149 gene encoding RING finger protein 212B-like isoform X2, which translates to MDWFHCNQCFTKKGSKFAVSSCGHIFCEACIKAKQCSVCGAGCSYLPITDKMKEQEKMFFMDPMKLIQSRFENVLKISKFQQSQMERVMMYFKRKGVELERHLKEITEQSYRLKKENAELKKQLSELRGEVAELKKPLSQRRVSPGQFKMEGSQRMSLPVAVTSPVTPRSRSVSHLGSAEMQGWARDRGPSMSSFTTPGSTTSISSHSSLHEHVHRTPTSYNASRSQHQPPDVFQFQFMSGL; encoded by the exons ATGGACTGGTTCCACTGCAATCAGTGCTTCACCAAGAAGGGGTCAAAGTTTGCCGTGTCCAGCTGTGGTCACATCTTCTGTGAGGCATGCATCAAAGCCA AGCAGTGCAGTGTGTGTGGAGCAGGCTGCAGTTATTTACCCATCACAGATAAG ATGAAGGAAcaggaaaagatgtttttcatggaCCCCATGAAGCTCATCCAGTCACGGTTCGAGAACGTTCTGAAG ATTTCAAAATTTCAGCAATCTCAGATGGAGCGAGTCATGATGTACTTCAAGCGCAAGGGTGTTGAACTGGAAAGACATCTGAAGGAGATCACAGAGCAGAGTTACAG GTTGAAAAAAGAGAATGCTGAATTAAAAAAGCAGCTTTCAGAGCTGAGAGGAGAGGTTGCTGAATTGAAAAAGCCGCTCTCTCAGAGGAgg GTTTCTCCAGGACAGTTTAAAATGGAGGG TTCTCAAAGGATGTCGCTCCCTGTAGCGGTCACCTCTCCAG tTACCCCTCGCTCAAGATCTGTGAG TCACCTAGGGTCAGCAGAGATGCAGGGGTGGGCCAGAGATCGAGGTCCCAGCATGTCTTCCTTCACA ACTCCTGGATCAACTACCTCCATTTCCAGCCACAGTTCTCTCCATGAACATGTACACA GAACACCTACATCCTACAATGCTTCGAG AAGTCAGCACCAGCCTCCTGATGTTTTCCAGTTCCAGTTTATGAGTGGATTATAA